A window from Myxococcus fulvus encodes these proteins:
- a CDS encoding TonB-dependent receptor family protein, translating to MAWLKDRLRRARGWAAPVLLVGIVAAPAAGRARQESGAEGVPVPTDPPTSTVAPEAGTTQDSIPAASGDASTPPAPETSDATATQTAPEQAPGLPGDAPTQAASEAPPASPDLTPEPGQRKFESVVVGTSETRTSGSVHVLKPSQLERFKRDDPSMVLMTVPGVYARGEDGYGLRPNVGLRGVNPDRSKKVTLLEDGVLFGPAPYSAPAAYFFPLVTRMQSVRVLKGPSAIQQGPQTVAGSVEFITRDIPASESAWLDIAGGGYLYGKAHGVFGASTERAGFLLEGLHLRSNGFKELDGGGTTGFRRNEWMAKGRYWLVPDGEVRQSLNIKLGYSDEVSNETYLGLSDEDFRANPLRRYASSALDRMEWHRTQVAVSHVLEAGSLAITTTAYRHDLTRAWRKINRLGGAAIATVLADPTSARNSIYYGVLTGQLDSASSQELLFIGPNDRTFVSQGVQSVARWTTTTGPLSHNLEVGARFHFDSIDRLHTEDAFRMAGGELVATNTATSTTANNKDATHALALHVTDAIAWGPLVLTPGVRLEVIRSRSYDRLTGEDTNGALEVLMPGMGAFGALTPNLGLFAGAYRGFSPPAPGQPDSVGAERSINYETGARWTRRGERFEVVGFFNDYSNLTAICTFSSGCVDDDLDRQTDAGRAHIYGLEVFAEKVFRPGGGLTFPVTASYTFTRTELLEDFQSADPQFGNVKAGDELPYVPRHQLSASVGVEGRLGGVAVSALYIDTMREKAGQGEAPPGELTDSLLTFDVNANWNFSRWGQLYLSARNILDTVEIASRRPYGARPNAPRTVILGFKLTH from the coding sequence GGCATGGCTCAAGGACAGGTTGAGGCGGGCACGAGGCTGGGCGGCTCCGGTGCTCCTGGTGGGAATCGTCGCGGCCCCCGCGGCCGGGCGCGCGCGGCAGGAGTCGGGCGCGGAAGGTGTCCCCGTTCCGACGGACCCGCCGACGAGCACCGTGGCCCCGGAAGCGGGCACGACGCAGGACTCCATCCCCGCGGCTTCGGGGGATGCATCGACTCCGCCCGCGCCAGAGACCTCGGACGCCACCGCGACCCAGACCGCGCCCGAGCAGGCGCCCGGGCTTCCGGGTGACGCACCGACGCAAGCCGCGAGCGAGGCGCCCCCCGCGTCGCCGGACCTGACGCCGGAGCCCGGGCAGCGCAAGTTCGAGAGCGTGGTGGTGGGGACGTCGGAGACGCGCACGAGCGGCTCGGTGCATGTCCTCAAGCCGTCGCAGCTGGAGCGCTTCAAGCGCGATGACCCGAGCATGGTCCTGATGACGGTGCCCGGCGTCTACGCGCGCGGCGAGGACGGCTACGGGCTCCGGCCGAACGTGGGCCTTCGCGGCGTCAACCCGGACCGCAGCAAGAAGGTGACGCTGCTGGAGGACGGCGTGCTCTTCGGCCCGGCGCCCTACAGCGCGCCCGCGGCCTACTTCTTCCCGCTCGTCACGCGCATGCAGTCGGTGCGCGTGCTCAAGGGCCCCTCGGCGATTCAACAGGGGCCGCAGACGGTGGCGGGCTCCGTGGAGTTCATCACCCGCGACATCCCCGCCTCGGAGTCGGCGTGGCTGGACATCGCCGGCGGTGGCTACCTGTACGGCAAGGCGCACGGCGTCTTCGGCGCGAGCACCGAGCGCGCGGGCTTCCTCCTCGAGGGCCTGCACCTGCGCAGCAACGGCTTCAAGGAGCTGGACGGCGGCGGCACCACGGGCTTCCGCCGCAACGAGTGGATGGCCAAGGGCCGCTACTGGCTGGTGCCCGACGGCGAGGTGCGCCAGAGCCTGAACATCAAGCTGGGCTACTCCGACGAGGTCTCCAACGAGACCTACCTGGGCCTGTCCGACGAGGACTTCCGCGCCAACCCGCTGCGCCGCTACGCCTCCAGCGCGTTGGACAGGATGGAGTGGCACCGCACGCAGGTGGCCGTCAGCCACGTGCTGGAGGCGGGCTCGCTGGCCATCACCACGACGGCCTACCGCCACGACCTCACGCGCGCCTGGCGGAAGATCAACCGCCTGGGCGGCGCCGCCATCGCCACCGTGCTCGCGGACCCGACCAGCGCGCGCAACTCCATCTACTACGGCGTGCTCACCGGCCAGCTCGACAGCGCGTCCTCGCAGGAGCTGCTCTTCATCGGCCCCAATGACCGGACCTTCGTGTCCCAGGGTGTCCAGAGCGTCGCGCGGTGGACCACGACGACGGGGCCGCTGAGCCACAACCTGGAGGTCGGCGCCCGCTTCCACTTCGACAGCATCGACCGGCTGCACACCGAGGACGCGTTCCGCATGGCCGGCGGCGAGCTGGTCGCCACCAACACCGCCACGTCCACCACGGCGAACAACAAGGACGCCACGCACGCGCTCGCGCTCCACGTGACGGACGCCATCGCCTGGGGCCCGCTCGTGCTCACGCCCGGCGTGCGCCTGGAGGTCATCCGCTCCCGCTCCTACGACCGGCTCACCGGCGAGGACACGAACGGAGCGCTCGAGGTGCTGATGCCCGGCATGGGCGCGTTCGGCGCGCTGACGCCGAACCTGGGCCTCTTCGCCGGCGCGTACCGGGGCTTCTCACCGCCGGCGCCCGGTCAGCCGGACTCGGTGGGCGCGGAGCGGAGCATCAACTACGAGACGGGCGCCCGGTGGACCCGCCGCGGCGAGCGCTTCGAGGTGGTGGGCTTCTTCAACGACTACTCGAACCTCACCGCCATCTGCACCTTCTCCAGCGGCTGCGTGGACGACGACCTGGACCGCCAGACGGACGCGGGCCGCGCCCACATCTACGGCCTGGAGGTCTTCGCGGAGAAGGTCTTCCGTCCCGGCGGCGGCCTGACGTTCCCCGTCACCGCGTCGTACACCTTCACGCGCACGGAGCTGCTCGAGGACTTCCAGTCCGCCGACCCGCAGTTCGGCAACGTGAAGGCCGGGGACGAGCTGCCGTACGTCCCCCGGCACCAGCTCTCCGCGTCCGTCGGCGTCGAGGGCCGGCTGGGCGGCGTGGCCGTGAGCGCCCTCTACATCGACACGATGCGCGAGAAGGCGGGGCAGGGCGAGGCGCCTCCCGGGGAGCTGACGGACTCGCTCCTGACGTTCGATGTCAACGCGAACTGGAACTTCTCGCGCTGGGGGCAGCTGTACCTGAGCGCGCGCAACATCCTCGACACGGTGGAGATCGCCTCCCGCCGGCCGTACGGCGCGCGCCCCAACGCGCCGCGCACCGTCATCCTGGGCTTCAAGCTCACCCACTGA